TCTCTTCATCGGCGGGTTGGTGGAAACAAAATATGACTCACTACTGGTTCAGGTGATCTTGGCTGTCGTGTTAGGCATCATGAATGGTTTTGTCTTCAGTGCTATTTTGCCAGTTCTTGAATGGATGTTTGATCGGATTACTTACATTTCTTGGGTTGAGCTGACCGATGTGAATCACCCGCTATTGAAGCAAATGACGATAGATGCACCTGGGACTTATCATCATAGTCTTATGGTAGCAAATTTAGCAGAAGCAGCAGCAGAATCAATTGGAGCTAATGCAACACAGTGTCGTGTGTCTGCGTATTTTCACGATGTGGGTAAATTGCATAAGCCAGAATACTTTGTGGAGAATAGTTCGCCCGAACACAACGCACATGATAATCTTTCTCCTACGATGAGTGCGCTCATCATCATTGCGCATGTCAAGGATGGAGTTGATGTGGCTTTAAAACATGGACTCAGGCAACCAATTATTGATGCCATCCAGCAGCATCATGGGACATCATTGGTATATTACTTTTATAAAAAAGCCCTTCAGCAGAAAGATGATGTGAAAGAAGGCGGCAAGATCATGAAAATGAGGGAGGAAGATATTCCAGATGTAGATGAGAGATCATTCCGTTATCCTGGACCAATTCCTCAGTTCAAGGAGGCTGCATTGGTCAGTTTAGCAGATGCTATTGAAAGCAGTTCGAGAACTTTAAAAAATCCTACGGCACAAAAGATAGAGAGCTTAGTGCACGATATTATTAACGACCGTGTTATGGATGGGCAACTGAGGGATTCTGGCCTGACTTTTAATGAATTGGCTAAAGTGGCTGATCGATTCACATTTACATTAAAGAATATGCTGCATTCGCGCATTGACTACCCTAAGGATAAAGAAAAGCCTAAGAAAGATGGGGAGAATAATGAGGTCCAAAGTGAAGGTACAGAACCATCAAAAAAGATTTCCAATATGCCTGGAATTACTAAGCAAGCAAGCTGAGTGGGTTTTGCATTCGTTAGAGAATGAGTGGGTTCTAGGAGGGGCTAAAGTAGAAATTCATCTGGTTGATGAGAGAGAGAGTGCTAGGATACATGAGGCTTTTTTCTCTGACCTCGCAGCTACGGATGTTATGACATTTCCTGATCCTGAAGTGAGTGAGATCATTATTTGTCCAGCCGTAGCGGATTCTCAGAAAAACTTAGAAGGTCTTGGTCTTCATGATGAAATATTAACTTATATCATTCATGGGCTCTTGCATTTATGTGGTTGGGATGATCAAGATGATGAATCTTTTTTGTTCATGAAAAACCGCCAGTCAGAAATTCTTAGCGATGTTTTAAGTCGAATAATGCCATAGAGACTTAAAGATTTGTGCAAGATCTTGGTCTCAGGAAGCATGGAGTATCCTAGAGGTATCACCTTATTGATATATCTTCGTCGACTCTCTTATTCTAGCGGCTCAAGTTTTCAGGCGTCTTCTTGAAACTCTATGACAGAGCGCAGCTTAAAAATTATCTAAAAATCTTGAGAGTGAAGCATGAACCGAGCATGATCTCCCATCTATGATAGAAAGATACTCGCGTCCAGCCATGAGGGCTATCTGGACGGAACAAGCAAAGTTGGATCATTGGTTAGAAATTGAAGTGTTGGCCTGTGAAGGGATGGCGAAATATAAAAAAATTCCGTTGCGTGATGCTCAAATCATCCGCAAGAGAGCTGGATATGATATTCGTCAAGTGCACAAGAATGAAGCGCGCACGCAGCATGATGTCTTAGCATTTCTAGAGGATGTTGCGAAGCATGTGGGACCTGCTGGTCGGTGGATACACCAAGGGCTCACTTCATCGGATCTCTTAGACACTACCTTAGCTCTTCAGCTCACACAAGCGGCTGATATTTTATTAGAGGATTTGAAAATCCTTAAAAAAGTCATAGCTAAGAAAGCTAGAAAGACAAAACGTGTGCCCATGATTGGCCGCTCGCATGGCATTCATGCTGAGCCTATTACCTATGGCCTAAAAATGGCATTGATGTATGAGGAATTCACGAGATGTGAATCACGCTTAAAAGAAGCAAGAGAACATATTGCGGTAGGGCAGCTATCAGGTGCTGTAGGAACACACGCGCATCTAGATCCTCGTATTGAGACATTCGTTTGTAAAAAGCTCAAATTAAAGCCGGCGAACCTTTCTACTCAGATCATTCAAAGAGACCGGCATGCTCACTTTATGAGCACATTGGCTCTGATAGCGTGTAGCATAGATCGATGGGCAACGGAATTCAGGCATCTTCAGAGAACAGAGGTTCTTGAAGTAGAGGAGTTTTTTGCAAAGGGCCAAAAGGGAAGCAGTGCCATGCCTCATAAGAGAAATCCCATTATAGGGGAGCGTCTAAGTGGCTTAGCAAGAGTGCTTAGGGGTAATGCACTAGCAGCCATGGAGAATGTAGCGCTTTGGCATGAGCGAGATATTTCACATTCATCAGTAGAGCGTGTGATATGCCCGGATTCTACCGTTTTATTGGATTACATGCTGGCGAAGTTGTCTGGGCTTGTAGAAAAACAGTTGATCTACGCCAAGAATATGATCAAGAACCTAAATATTACGAAGGGCCTCTATTTTTCACAAAGTGTTCTATTGGCGCTTACTGAGAAGGGCATGGGGCGTCAGGCTGCTTATGAAGCTGTGCAAAAGAATGCGATGTCCTGTTGGCAGGAGCTTTCTGGAAAGACAACACTGTTGGATCATCTTCTTGAAGATAAAAACATTATGAAGTGTATTTCGGCAGAGGAATTGAAGAAGGTTTGCTCTCTAGAGAAACATTTTGCCTATGTTGATACTACTTTTAAAAAGTGTGGGCTTTGAAGAGTTTAATTTTTGGAAATTCTTTGCTGATATCGGTGTTTTTTAAACGCAGGTAGAGAGATGTTGAAAGTAGTTCCTTCGTCTAGGGCGCTCTGGCAGTGAATTGTCCCATCTAGAAGTTCGACACTTTTTTTGACGATGGCCAGGCCGAGCCCTGTGCCGACAGTATGACCAACGTTTTGAGCTCGATGAAAGGGCGTAAACAGGTGCTCAATGTCTTGCTCTGGAATTCCTATCCCGTTGTCGGTAACAGAAATGAGTAACTCATGATCTTCTCTTTTAACATCACATACGACTATACTCAGTTCTGGGGAGTATTTCACGGCATTGGAAAGTAAGTTGATTATGATCTGTCTAAAAACCTTTGGATCTAAATTCGCTTTGTCAGCAAGGTTTGCTATATTTAAGTGGATGCGGGCCTTGTTGGGATGCGATAATTCAATCTCGCGAACTGCGTGGTTTAGAAATTCTTCCAAGTGAACTTCTGTGTTTTCTATCTCGACCTTGCCAGCATTCATCTTACCCATAAGGAGAACATCCTCCATGAGGTCTTTAATATTGTTTGTGGATTTTCTAATGTCATTTATAAATTCGTGGCGCTCTTCTTGACTAAGAATTTCCAGGTCGTTGCCCAGCATGTCCGCTGCAAAGGTAATGACACTCAATGGGGTGCGGAGATCGTGTGATACCATTGATACAAAACGATCTTTTAGTTCGCTGAGTTGTTTCTCTTGGTCAAGTGCGGCTCTTAGTGCTTTTTCAGCTTTTTCATGGGTCGTGGCATCAACTACAAACCATGCAATTTTGGATTTTTGGTCGTTACCTTTAAACGGTGTGCCTGTGGCATCAATGGTAATAGTAGAGTTGTCTTTCTTTAACATCTCATATCGGCCAACACTGTTGTCAGTAGTTCCCTCGATGAGTCCTTCATGGATTAATTTGAATTTCACTTGGGTGGCTTGAGGTATAAATAATTCCCAGCTTTTTTGGATGAGTTCTTCTCGCTGATAACCGAACATGGTGCAGTAAGCATCATTCGCCCACTCAACTTGGCGTTCTTCGTTTGTGATGCTGACGCCTATCTGTGTGCTTTCTATAAGCCCCCTGAATCTTTTTTCGCTGTTTTTTAAAGCTGCGGATATAATACTTCGTTCCTTTATCTCACGCTCAAGGTCGGAATTAGTGATTTCTAATTCCAAAGTGCGTTCCCGTATGCGGGATTCTAGTGTGTCGTTGAGTTTTTTTAGTTCTGTGGAGAAATCTTCAGCTCTTTTTCTTTCGGATTCTAAGGATCTTCCACGCTCTTCAATCTGATTGAGCATGGTGTTGAATGCATGGATCAAGGTTCCTATTTCAGCAGTACTGTATTCTGGAGATCGAATCGAATAGTCCTTTTTCTCAGTAATATGCCGAGCAGTTTGAGTGAGTCTGGTAAGAGGTTTTGTAATAAAGATTTGAACCGCTGGAGAGATCATGATGCAAATGATTAGCGGGGCAATAAAGAAAGCTGCCGCAATATAGAGATAGTGAGATAGATTTTCTTTATTAGACGCGTAGTAGACTCTTAAATAGATTATGCCCTTTTGTTGTTGCTGGTAGAAGATGGGCTGAACGATTTCAACGTAGGTTGGCTCGATATGTAGGTTAGTAGTTAGACTGTCTTGAACAATTTGAGGATGTTCAACGAGCTCCTTGCCAAACCTGGCAAATGGTTCTAGAGCGCTGTCAAAGACACTAGCATTCAAAATACGGTTATCAGGAATTTGCGAAAGCTCATTTAGTATGCTGTTCGCTAACTTATTGCTTTTGCTATGCAAAGCAGGGGCCAATCTAGGTGCAAATAATAACGCATAATCTTGGTAGCGATCTATAGTATTTTTTTTTAGTTGTTGGTTTTCTCTATGAACTAAAACACACACGGGGACAATCAGGGATAAGAAAGTGGATATGAAAATTAGGCCGATCAGCTTCTTGCTAAGTGGTAGATTGTGAATAGCGTTCAGAATAGGAGGCTTCATAGCAAACTGGTCTCTCTTACGTATACCCTGAACTTTTATTCTCAGATTCATCACACCAAATCATAAACCAATATGTATTACAAAATTTTTTGGAAATCATTACTAGGCATTCGAAATGTCAACATTCTCATATTTGATCTCGCAACGCTTTTGTTAACCCATATTAAGAGTTATTTATGTTTCCAATAAATAAGACATTATATGAGTGCGATTCTATTATTTACCCAGCAAGACACGCCATCAAAAATGTCAATAACTTGATAATAACCTGCTTAATATATTGATGGCCAACAATTTATTAACTTTTTTAGCATATGAATAACTGAGGAAAGGGTGATTAAATTGTGATATTCAAAATATGAGTTAACAAAGCATTTTTCCATTTTGTAATTCTTGTGAAAAGCTTTTGCCAGCTCCTCTAGAATCCCTAAGATTGGGTTAATTATATGATAAAAGCAACGGTAACAGTAATGCCAAAGTCCACGGTACTAGATCCTCAAGGAGAAGCCGTTTGTAAGGCTATTCACGCTTTGGGTATGGGATGTGTGGAAACAGTGAGGATTGGAAAAAGCATTAAATTAGAGATAGAGGGGACAAATATTGAGAAGACCAAAAGTCGTCTTCATGAAATTGGTGATAGTCTTCTGTCAAATCCTGTGATTGAGGACTACCACATAGAATTAGAGCTTGTGAGTCAATCCCAGTAAAAAGATGGCTAAGTTTGTTATCATTCAGTTCCCCGGGTCTAACTGTGATCAAGATTGTTATCACGTTTTGAAGGATGTGATGGGTCAACAAGTGCGTTACGCCTGGCATAAGGATAGCCTGATCGAAGCGGATGAGAGCATCATTTTACCCGGTGGTTTCTCCTATGGGGATTACCTGAGGACAGGGTCTATAGCTCGCTTCTCTCCCATTATGAGTTCGGTTATTGCTGCGGCTAAGGCTGGACAGCCCGTTTTGGGAATCTGTAATGGTTTTCAAATTCTTTGTGAGGCGGGTTTATTACCAGGTGCATTGGTGCGCAACAGAGATTTGCATTTTGTTTGCGAAACTGCCTTAATGAGGGTCGAAGCGAACGACACACTTTTTACTCGTAAGTATCAAAAGGGACAGCATGTTAGGATCCCTATAGCACATGGAGAAGGTTGCTATGTTGCCTCAGAGCAAACGATTCGGCATCTTAATGAGTATGGTCAGGTCCTTTTTCGTTATGTAGGTGCCGAGGGCCAGGCCAGAGAGAAGTCTAATCCTAATGGCTCAATAGCTAATATAGCAGGGATTTGTAACAGCGAAGGCAATGTGTTAGGTATGATGCCTCACCCGGAACGTGCCTCTGAGTCCCTATTAGGGAGTGAAGATGGAAAAGCACTTTTCGAAAGTATGATTCGCAGCGCGGCGCGATAAATAAATATGATTTTTTAGAAGAAAATGGAATCCAAATCACTTTTGCCTAAAGCTTGTCCTGACGATCCTCCCATTACTAAGGAGCTTATTGAGAAACATGGAATTACTCCAGAGGAGTACGCGAGCATCAAAAAGATTCTAGGTCGGGTGCCGACGTTCACCGAGTTGGGTATTTTCTCAGTCATGTGGAGCGAGCACTGCTCCTACAAGAATTCAAAACCTGAGCTACGCAAATTCCCTGTGGATGGGCCAAAGGTTATGGTCCGAGCTGGTGAAGAAAATGCAGGAGTGATTGATATAGGCGATGGTATGGCAATAGCATTTAAGATCGAGTCACACAACCATCCCAGCGCTATAGAACCCTTTCAAGGAGCTGCTACTGGTGTAGGGGGTATTTTGCGGGATATTTTTACCATGGGTGCTAGACCTGTTGCCAACATGAATTCCCTGCGTTTCGGGCTTATAAAAGGAGATAGTGAACAAGCTAAAACAAATAGACGATTGTTATCAGGTGTAGTCGGAGGAATTGCTCACTATGGGAACTGTATAGGAGTGCCGACCATTGGTGGGGAAGTTTATTTCGATGAGAGCTATAATGGTAACCCACTGGTCAACGCATTTTGTTTAGGTACACTCAAGCATGATGAGATTCGGCGTGGTGCAGCTAGTGGAGCTGGTAATCCAGTCTTTTATGTTGGAGCTAAGACAGGCCGAGACGGGTTAGCAGGCGCGGCTTTTGCCTCACGTGACTTAACAGAGGAGTCCAAAGAAGACAGGCCAGCAGTTCAAGTGGGTGATCCATTTATGGAAAAGCTCTTACTAGAAGCTTGCCTAGAATTATTTGAGCATCCGGAAGCGGTGGTTGGGGTACAGGATATGGGGGCCGCAGGTCTGACTTGCTCGACATGTGAGACAGCAAGCCGTGGGGATTCTGGGATAGAGATTGATTTGGCCAAAGTTCCACAACGTGAAGCTGGCATGACTCCTTATGAAACAATGCTTTCAGAATCTCAAGAGCGCATGCTGATTATTATTAAAAAAGGTCATGAGGCAACAGTGCGTGACATCTTTGAAAAATGGGATCTAGATGCTGCTGAGATTGGGGTAGTGACAGATACCGGGTGTTGTGTGATTAAGAATCATGGGGTAGTTGTAGCAAATATTCCGGCAAAACCTTTAGCAGATGATGCGCCTATTTATTATCGTGATGCTAAAGAGCCTGATGATTTGCACGAACTGCAGCAGCTGGACTTTGAGAAAGAGGTTCAGGAACCTTTGGATTTACATCAGGCTACCCTAGAGCTTTTAGGTGCGAGTTCTATTGCTTCCAAAAGATGGATTTACAGGCAGTACGATCACATGGTCCAAACAAATACGGTGATCATACCGGGTTCGGATGCTGCAGTGATTCGAGTGCCTACTTCCAATGGCAAGGCTAAGTTCCTGGCAATGAGTGTGGATTGTAACGGGCGCTATTGTGCACTTGATCCATTCGAGGGAGCTAAAGCGGCTTTTGCGGAGTCAGCCAGAAATATAGCTATGAGTGGAGGCACGCCTCTAGCCATTACAGACAATTTGAATTTTGGTAATCCGCATAATCCTGAAGTCTTTTGGCAGTTGCGACAGTGTGTAGAAGGTCTGGCGGAGGGTTGCACAGTATTTGATGCTCCTGTGACCGGTGGGAATGTAAGTCTATACAACCAGTCTCCATTAGGAGCCATTGACCCAACGCCAGTAGTAGGTATTGTAGGTCAAATTGCTCAAGAAGAGCATATTACAACAAGCGAATTTAAAAGGGCAGGCGAACTTATTATATTGATTGGTGGTTGGGGAGAGGAGATGGGTGCGACATCCTATTTGCATGAAATTCATGGTCTTAAAAGAGGACTGCCTCCTCGGGTGGATTTATATAAAGAAAAGCAATTTCAAGGTGCAATTCTAGGTGCTATTCGACAAGGCATGGTTCGAAGTGCACATGATATAAGTGATGGAGGTTTAGTTGTCGCCCTGGCAGAAAGTGCATTGCCAGGCTTGATCGGTGTAGAGATTGAGCTTTCCAGCAAAGCGCGCGCGGATGTTACTTTATTCAATGAAACCCAGGGTCGAGCGATATTGTCTATTCAGCGCAAGCACAAGAATCATATCTTAAAACACTTTAAAAAGCATAATGTAGACGCTCGAGTTATTGGTAAAACAGTTGTAAATCAACATTTATGGCTGAAGTTTGGTGGTAAGAAAGAGACTTCTCACTTGCGCTGGACACTGCAAGAGCTAGCTGCATTTTATGAAAAAAGCACGCCTAAGGCTATGGATTCTTGACGCCAGAGTTATAGATTCTATCTTTCAATTTCTTCGTGATTCAACGCTCAGCAAATAGATTGAAAAGAAATCAAAATAAGTGCATCCGCAAAAAGGACAGGTTATATGAGTGATTCTATTCGTCATGAATGCGGAGTAGCGTTGGTGCGGCTGCTTAAGCCTCTGTCATATTATTATGAAAAGTATGACACGCCTCTCTGGGGTTTTTATAAAATGTTTCTTTTAATGGAGAAACAGCACAACCGTGGACAGGATGGTGCTGGGGTGGGAGCACTCAAATTGGATGTTGAACCAGGCCTGCCATTTATGTTCCGAGAGCGGAATATTAAATCGAATTCTCTAGATCGTATTTTTAACAAGCTACTTAAGGAATATTCTAAGCTTTTGCAAAAAGGACATGTGCATCCAGAATTTGCCGCTACTCTTAAAGAGCATTTTGACTTTGGAGCGGAGATTCTTTTAGGGCATCTGCGGTACGGGACGTCAGGGGGGTATTCTTTAGGATCTTGTCACCCCTATTTTCGTAAAAGTAACTGGGCAACTAAGAACCTTATGCTGGCAGGGAATTTTAATATTACCAATAATGAGGTGCTTAATGCAAATTTGATCCAACGCGGGCAACATCCTATTTTTGATACAGATACTCAAACACTCTTAGAAGGTATTGGGTTCCATCTTGATCAAGAGCATGATCATATCTATCGGCGTTTACATGATAAGGGCTACTTGGGAGAGAACATAGTAGATCAAATCGAAAAAGAGCTAGATATTGTAAATATCGTGCGAAATAGCTCGCGTTTTTGGGATGGTGGTTATGCTCTTGCTGGGATGATTGGCAATGGGGATTCTTTTGTTATTAGAGATCCATTAGGTATCCGTCCCTTTTATTATTTCAAGAATGATGAGGTGGTAGCTTTTGCCTCGGAACGAGCACCCCTCATGACAGTCTTTGATCAGCCTCTAGAAGAAGTAAGAGAGGTTAGGCCAGGGCATGTTATTGTGGTCAAAAAAGATGGTGCAATGATTGACAGGCCCTTTCAAGATGAAGTGCCGTCCAAGAAATGTTCGTTTGAAAGGATTTATTTCTCCCGTGGCAATGATCAAGATATTTACCAAGAGCGTAAAAAACTTGGTGCTTTATTAAGTGACCAGATTCTTGAGTTAATTGACCATAATCTAGAGGATACTGTTTTTAGCTTTATTCCAAATACGGCCGAAATTGCTTACTTTGGCTTGTTGGATGAGCTGCGTAGACGTCGACGAAGTCAGGTTAAGGAGGCTATTTCACAGGCTGCTATATAGAGAAAGATCAACGACGAATTTCTAGACGAAGTCATTATGCGCAACTGGCCAAGGGCAGAGAAAGTGGCGCACAAGGATATCAAATTAAGAACTTTTATTAGCCAGGAATCAGGCCGTAATCAGCTGGCCTCCCACGTATATGATATTACTTATGGTATTTTAGATCCTAAAGATAATTTAGTTTGTATTGATGACTCCATTGTTCGTGGAACTACCCTCAAAAGGTCGGTTATTAAAATATTATCTCGATTAAACCCTAGGAAGATTATTATAGCTTCTACTGCACCTCAAATACGTTATCCTGATTGCTATGGTATAGATATGTCGCAGCTCGGTAAATTTATTGCCTTTCAAGCTTTGATGGAATTGATGAAAGAGCATCAGCAGGAGCAAGTGGTCAAAGAATGCTATCAAGAAGCTTTGGCACAGGAAAATAAGGCTGACTATGAAATGGAGAATATAGTTAAAAAGTTATATGCGCGTTTTACGGAAGAGGATATCTCTAAGAAGATTTCACAACTTGTCAGCCCGGACCTTCCAGATTGGAAAGGTGAAGTGGAAGTGGTTTATCAAAGTATAGAAAATTTGCACGTGGCATTGCCAGGGCACCAAGGAGACTGGTATTTTACAGGTAACTACCCAACACCTGGTGGTTTTAAAGTGCTTAATAAAGCTTTTATTTATTACTATGAAAATTCCGATCTAAGAAGCTATTGAGAATTTGTGACTCTTTTGTTCTCTTTATTTCTCAGATCACCTAGGTTGAATTAAGCTATTATTTCACATCCCTCTGTTTGATGTAGACTGTAAAGTAGTCCATATAGTCATAGAACCCACGGCTCTTATAGGTTAGGATTTTTAATGATCCAGAATCCGTTCGAATGGTTCCACTGCCATAGTTGTTAAAGCTGCTTAGACTGAGACCCTTCCATTCGATTTCTTGAATCACAACAGTAGTTTTGCCACTAAGATTAATGGCGATATAAATAAATTCATTGGGCAAGGGAAGCTCCTCGATAGTTGATGCAAATTGAAAAAGGGTGTTAGATTCTGATGCGTGATCCTCTAAAACTTTTAAAATCTCACCATATTGATTTTCGATAAGTTCTCTTTGTCCTTTTTCAGCCGCTTCCATATTTTCAATGGCCTCGGAAACACTTTCCTTAACACCTTCAAGGATAGAGTCTTTTTGTGTCCATAAAGCGAAGAGTAAAATGAAGATAATAGCAAGGCCGATGGCGAGTGTGAGCAAGCATCCTTTAAGCATAGGCCTATGATGCTTTTAAATGATGTCGCAGGAAAGATTTTCTTTGTGACTCTAGATCTGTATTTATTTTGATTGTTGCATACATGAAGAGGCATCAAGTGGCTGGGGTGAAAAACTAGATTACTTCAAGTGTGATATGTGCAAAGCTATCTCGTATGAAAGCAATTGGTTACAAAAGGACGGGTCCGATTACGACTCCTGGTTTGTTTATTGAGTTTAAGGCAGACGAACCAAGCATGGGGCCTTATGATTTGCTTGTGCAGGTTCTCGGTGTTTCAGTGAACCCAGTGGATACCAAAGTGCGTGTTAGACCAGAATTAGGTCCCAAAGAAGGACAAACTAAAATTATTGGCTATGATGCTGCAGGGATAGTCAAAAAGATTGGGGATGGGGTCTCTTTATTTAAGCCGGGTGATGAAGTTTTTTATTCCGGTGATTTAACTCGACCTGGAACAAATGCGGAATTCCACGCTGTAGACGAGAGAATAGTCGGCAAAAAGCCTCAATCCTTAGAGTTTGCGGAAGCTTCAGGGCTACCTCTAACCTCTATTACCGCTTGGGAAATACTCTTTGACTCGTATGGAATCAAGGAAGGGCATGGTGAAGGGGATACTTTGCTTATAGTGGGTGCCGCAGGAGGTGTGGGATCCATACTCATTCAATTAGCCAAGAAGCTAACAGGTCTAAAAGTGGTGGCTAGTGCATCGCGCCCTGAGACAATAGAATGGGTAATTAAAATGGGTGCCGATCATGTGATCAATCATCACAAATCTTTAGTTAGTCAAATGAAAGCGCTTCGTTTAGAGCCGCGTTACGTTGCTTCCATTAATGGGACGGCGGGTCATTTTCCTGCGATTGTAGAGTTAATACAACCTAGAGGTCATATTGCTTTGATTGATGACCCGAAAAATTTGGAAATAAATATCATAAAGCCTAAGGCGTTAAGTTTTAGTTGGGAGTTTATGTTCACTCGTTCTATGTTTCAAACCGTTGATATGATAAAACAGCATGAGCTATTGAACCGGGTTTCCGAGCTTATTGATGATGGCGTTCTGATTTCGACCATGAAGGAAAATCTCGGAACGTTAAATGCTGAAACGCTTAGAGAAGCTCATATCCAACAAGAAAGTGGTAAAGTGGTAGGTAAAAATGTTTTGGAGGGTATTTGAGCGGGTTAAATATTCTTTTGAATGGAGATAATAGGAGACTGCGACGTTTACGGATTATTTTTAATTAGCTTTGCATATGTAGCACTAGGGTTGTCTCCTAAAGCGTCTTGAGCATGCCGTCTAAGTTTAGGGTCTTGCAAGTCAACGTGGTATAGACCAAAGCGAGGAGCATAGCTGCCCCATTCATAATTATCAGTTAAAGACCAGTGGAGATATCCCATGAGCGGTTTTCCTTCGCTACGTAAGTCGTGGATGAGATTAATGTGCTTAATGAGAAATTCACTTCTTGT
This portion of the Verrucomicrobiota bacterium genome encodes:
- a CDS encoding zinc-binding alcohol dehydrogenase family protein, which encodes MKAIGYKRTGPITTPGLFIEFKADEPSMGPYDLLVQVLGVSVNPVDTKVRVRPELGPKEGQTKIIGYDAAGIVKKIGDGVSLFKPGDEVFYSGDLTRPGTNAEFHAVDERIVGKKPQSLEFAEASGLPLTSITAWEILFDSYGIKEGHGEGDTLLIVGAAGGVGSILIQLAKKLTGLKVVASASRPETIEWVIKMGADHVINHHKSLVSQMKALRLEPRYVASINGTAGHFPAIVELIQPRGHIALIDDPKNLEINIIKPKALSFSWEFMFTRSMFQTVDMIKQHELLNRVSELIDDGVLISTMKENLGTLNAETLREAHIQQESGKVVGKNVLEGI